The window CTGCAATTAGACCTGTTGAAAACAAGCAAGTTACAGGGAGGGTATGTATGTATTCTTAGCTTCCATATCTCATTTTTATCAGTAATACtatattatgttaataatgatGAACTAGTTTTAGCttatgcttttttttttttaattttcgctCATATGATCGATCATTCGATCTTATGTTACAGTAAACTCGATATTATATAATGGCAGTTCTACTAGTTAACATAAGTAGAGAGTAGAGACCAAAAATTGTATCTAATTTGAATTGACAAATTGTCCCTTGTTAATTACTAGAATTTAATTCCTTGTGGACATTAATCATTCTGTATAAGATAACTATATGGCCATGGTGACTCGTTTTTATCATTTCAACGCAGTGACAACATAATTAAACTGTGGTGAATACCGACATATCTAATTGATTAAAAGGATTTGACAACAGGTTCTAATTGGGCTTTCTGCTACAGAGTTAGATATCTTGGACGATTATGAAGCCGAGGAGTATGACAAACGGGTTGTCAATGTTTCTTTGCTGGTATGTCTCTGCAATCGTCTTAGTTATTGATATTTTTCATGCATATAATTTATGTTATTCTGTAACTTTTTCCTGAAATGTAGCTTTTGTAATTTTTTAGATTTGGGATGGGAATTTCCCAAAATTTCAGTCGGTCAGGCCGTATTGGAATGAATCTGACCTGCAGTTTTGTTGGTCAATCTGGCTCGCCGATTTCAAAGCTGCTTCCCTGGGTGCAGGCcaatttttcttttgttttcttCTTAATCTGAATAGGTTTCATTTGGGTGTTTCTTTTGTTCTATTTTTGGGCTATAATCTTAAGAGATCATTGCCTCTGTATCTTCTGTTATTTGGCCCCAAATTGGGATGGGCTTTTAATATAGTTTCTTTTCCAACAAAGAAGAAAGTGCGCGCGCAGATGCAGTCACATGTGAAAATTTCATCTGATGATTATACACATTACTGATTGTTCCTGCAGGATACTTCTGAGGTCTTACAAGCTTATACATATGTTTGGGGCAACAGTACTGATCCTGATTTATATGGTGAATGGGATTTTGAGGTAACATTAACATATTCGTAAAAATTGGCCTTATTTCTCGCCCACCTTAACCTTATCGCGTATTAACCACCCTTCTTGGTTTCATAACAGGATTTCAAAGAGTCGAAGTTGAAAGACTATGTGGAAATGACCAAGAGATATGTCGAAGAAATGGACTATCCCACATCATCGTTGCCTTGAATGTTGCCTTGAATTCAAACGCTACTAGCATACGAATATTCATACACCAAAAATAAAACACACGATGATTGTAAACTTCACCCTTATAGTATAGATACTCTAGTTGTTTGTAACTACTGATATTTCATGTATACTTATACAGTTGTACTTCTATTACAAGAAAACAATTGATGTTTCAATAGTATGTTTTTTGATGCAATAAATTGGTCCATACAACAACTAATTCAAATTTGTTTATCACAAAAAACCAATTTCCCGCCTTTTTCACAAAGCCCTTGTTCACCAATTGAATCAATCATCTTACCATAACTATACCTTAATGGCATCTTCCCTAAAACCCTATGAAACTCTTGTATACAATCCCCTCTTCTTTTTCTATGATCCTTTCTCCTACTACTCAACCCGACGGCCACCTCATCAACGGGCCCACCGTCATTCCTAGCATCTCCCCAATCCCTAACTCGTTTCGCTCCAACCAAAACGGGTCCCAAACTCGTCTCATTCGCCACAACAAAATTCATCAATATATCCTCACAATTACTCATTTCCTCAACAATTGATCTCGCATTCGCCATTCGTGCACCGCCTTCGCAGCTGTACTTGTATAAATACTCGGTTTTCATTAGCATAAACTTTGTGAGTAAAATGGAGTATCGATCCGGATGAACGGTGTAGATCCATTTACGATTTATTAAGTCAATCTCGTGCGATCTCCCGAATAATCCAACGAGTTGTTCCGGATTGTTCCTCCATACATTAAAAGCGAATTCGATCGATTTTCGATCAATTTCAATATCGTCGTCACAGATCACGACGGCGCGTGTTGAAATCCACTGCCGGGGAAGGAACCGCGCGTTGAGACTAGACGACGGTTGCCGGATGACGGTGATCGGAGCGTCACCAGGAGATGAAATTGATAAATTATGTGAGATCTCTACTAGGGTTTCCGTCGGTGTGTTAGGGTTTCCCCATAGTACAACCACCGCAGCTACTGACGGCGAGCTTGAATAAACGCTGGTGACGGTTTTCAAAATCGGAATTCGTGATTCGGAATAACCATTGATGAGTACCGTGAACTGATCTGATCGGAGGGATTTAGGTGACGGTAGCTTGTTAATGTCACAGTAACGGTCACCGGAAAGTGGCCGGAGGGAAAAGACGGTGAAGAAATACGACGGTGCGACGACGAGTAAGATGAATATTAGTTGACCGGTGGTCATTATTTTGTTTTATACGGAGTAATTTTCTTCCTGAGAGTGACACTCAATATATAatgaagttatttatttattttttagaaaaaaaaaatattaataaaataatgaatGGCATTGCTGTAAATTGATGGCAACTTGAAGGTTAATTATTTGGTTTTGATGGGTGGTGGATATTTTCTGTTTTTTTAACTTAAACGCTCTATCTTATGTTTCTAGAGGAACAAAAATGGCGTTTTTGGGTGTAATTAAGCTGCCATTGATGCCACTCATCTCAATAAATTCAAGCGGTTTCTCAAAGCCTATTCATTGCACATCAACTCAGTTACAGGTATATATATGAAGTGCATATATTGTgtattatgaattatgattatgatggtATTTTATGTAGGGATTACTTCATATTTGAAGTTTTCTTTTGGGTTAGAAATTGTGAAGATGATACCAAGGTGTTATCTATATGTCCTTGGTAACATACTAACATAACATGTTCTCATttcataatacggagtaatatcttTTATGAGACATTATTTTGAAATTCGCCACTAAAAATAGCAAAGCTGTGTGCTTTCTTTCATTTCTTTGATGTGTTTGACTTGTGGCGTTGTTATGTTAATTTTTAGGTGAATGTTAAATGTAGCCCCTAGAGCATACCAAATAAATGAAAAAACATACAACAATTTATGCAGTTTTTCGTTTGCAATTCCCATTTCATGATATGGTTGCTCATATAGTAGTACTGTTTTTAGACTGACTTATCTTGTAAACATTTGTGAAGGGTATTAAGGTAGATGGGGGGATTGAATGTGAACCTTGTGATGGTAAAGGATGGTTACTTTGTGATTTTTGCAAAGGGCAAAAGACAAATGTAAAATCGGAAACAAATCGCATCTATCGTAGATGTCCATCTTGCAGAGCTGTAAGTactctttttttttgttttttttttttttgtatatacaGTTAGGCGATCACAAATTGTTATTGAATGTGATAATTTTAACAGGTTGGGTGTGTGTTGTGTCCCAAGTGCAAGGTTTTTAAATGTGTTACTTTTCCTGACCAAAGTGATGGTGATTACTGAAGCCTTTTTTGGACCTATTTTCTTTATTGATTAATGTAATGACACTCTGGTAACAGTGTATGAAACACATTTCTTGAAGAGGTGGCAATAATTTGATCTGTAAACTATTGAGTTGATTAAAAGATTGTTTAAGACTCTTGTTAACCAGGCGTCAAACCGACCTCGTCAATCAGCCTAGCACCATCTGACGCCCCTTGAATCCGTTAACCAGGTGTACGCACTAGGGGCGTCAGTTAAACTGACAGAAAAAACACCGTCAGGCCACGTGTCAAAATGTTATTGGTTGGCGCGTGTTGACTGGTACAACGGCTCCCTGaccattttagtttttttttttaatccgaATATAATTCAAATTTAAGCaattttaactatatataaatacgtaTCATCTTTATCATTCACATTCATCTTTATCATCTAAAAAATTTCAAAAACTTCATCTTTATTCATATCTTCATCTAAACACTTCAAAAACAACCATGTCTAACCCGAATCAAAGACCCCAAAATCAAAACAATTATAATGACTATATGGCATACCGAAGTTATTTAGGTGTCGGTTCATCGAATTCAAATAATCAATACCAATTCCACTCTTCATGTCTCAGTTTCTCCCCTCAGACCCAAACAACAACATCAAATATACTTGAAGAAACAACGAGCTTGGGAACAAGCTCATCAAAATCTACAATGTCGCAACTATCAAGCCCGATTACCCGCCCTAACGGGAATTTAATAATAGTTGAATTTAATTTAATGTTACCTTGGTTTATACATCTATTACAGAGTATAATACCTGTGATACACCTAAACAATTTAGTCCGACTACTACTTTTCATCATCCCTACCCCTAAGACCCTTTAACGTTTTATTATCCAAGATCTGTGATTTTCAAACAAAATTCATTGTTCAAGACCATCCATAATTATATTCAATAATCAATGGTATGTAAAATACAAAAATCATCTTGTAGACTCTCAGATCATCCATATTCAAAGTACTGACATTTGAAGGTTTTCAAAAATaattaagtatgtaatctgataatttcGTTGATTGTATATTGTAAATATGTTCATCACCACGTGTTTTAGGATTTGTATAATTTATTGTATGATTCACTAGtaataaatgaatatatgaatataagTTCATTGGTGGTTAATCGGTGTTTTAGTTATGGTGTTCAAATGTTCAATTTTTTGTATAAAAAAAATTGTGTAGTACCTACAACTAGTTCAAGAAATAGGCAAAAAATTGTTAATGAAAAATAGTTTTAAGATTAGGAACAATAAAAAAAGGTACCACAAAATTGTGGTACATACATCAAGTCTAGACCTCTATATCAAGATACTGTATAGTAAAACTattattgaatttttttttaaagaaatcgGAAGATGTCAGCTACTTACAACAAGTCTATAATGTGTTTACGAATCATTTGTATTAGATAAATGGATGCTGAAAGAACATGTGGAGCTTCAAGTGTAGATGGTAACACCTCAAACACTCATGCAGATGATAATTACACTCGAGATATGAGTACAAATGAATCACAACAAGAAGGACTGGATATCAATCAAGAAGATGGTACACAAACGGTTAATGATACAAATAAGAGGAAACTAACTTCACCTGCGTGAGACCATTTTGAATGGAAGatggttaatggtgaacttaactCAAGGTGTAAACATTTTCAGAAGTTTTTAACCTCAAAGAGTACTAGTGGGACACATAATTTAGTTTATTACACGAGAAAATGTAAAAAAAAGCGAAATGATCCGGATATATGGCAGCAGGTGTTATCACTGAATCAAAGCTCCACGATAGGACTATCAAATCTTTCATGCTATAACTATGATGAAGAAAAGTCAACAAGAGATCTCGCAAAAGATGATCCTGCACGAATATCCACTTGTTATGGTTGAACATCAAGGGTTTCGAAAGTTTGTGAGGGGCCTTCAACCTTTCTTAAATTTCCATGCCGAAATACCATCAAAAGGAAACATTGAAGATTTACAAGTTTGAAAAGATGAAAACTATGAGGTATTATGTATTTTTGTTTCATTATTCTTTGAAATTTACAATTTCTATACTAATTTTAGTGTTTCCTGAATCAAGGGTATTGGAGAATAACGCGAGTAGAATCACAATAACGACTGACATGTGGATTTCAAGTAATCGGAAAAAAGGTTTTATGGCAATTATCGGTCATTTTATTAATGCAAAATGAAATATGCAAGGATGATGATGAGCAGTATTCGCCATGAAACCTTTTTTCTGATTACTCGAAGTCCACGTGTCAGTTGTTATTGCGATTCTACTTGTGTTATTTTCCAACACCTTTGATTCAGGGAACACTAAAATTAGTATATACAATGTAAATTTCAAAGAATaatgaaacaaaaatacaaaatacctCATATTTTTCATCTTTTCAAACTCGTAAATCTTCAACACCCTTGATTCAGGGAACACTAAAATTAGTATATACAATCTAAATTTCAAAGAATAATGAAACAAAAATACAGATTACCTCATATTTTTTCATCTTTTCAAACTCGTaaatcttcaatatatcttttttaTGGTATTTCGGCATTGAACTTTATAAAAAAAGGTTAAAAGTCCCTCACAAACTTTCAGAACCTTTATGTTCAACCATAACAAGTGGATATTCGTGCAAGATTACCATCTCTATGAGATCTCTTGTTGACTTTTCTTTATCAAAGTTATGACATGCAAGATTTGATTATCTTGTCGTAGAGCTTTGATTCATTGATAACACCTTCTACCGAACACAAATTATTTAGCTTTTCCATGTGATCAAGTAAATGACTTGTCCCATAGGTACTATTTGTGGTTAAAAACTTATGACAATGTTTATACTCTACCTTAAGTTCAACCTTAACCATCTTCCTTTCAAAATGGTCCCACACAGGTAAAGTTAGTTTCCTCTTCTTCTTACCATTAATCGTTTGTGTAACCATTTCTTGATTGATATCCAGTCCTTCTTGTTGCGATTCATTTGTGCTTATATCTCGAGTGTTATCACCATCTGCATGAGTGTTTGAAGTgttaccatctgtaacgacccgactttttcgacttgcttttgtgctttgtgctttcacgaaactgcgtatttgtgcgtactgagctatactatactccgggatcttactacatgtgaattactttcgtttatatgtgaaaatgtgcctttaagtacgtagggtacttaacttgatccccggaagtctttatgaccgttagtgtcacttgacgtttagaacgaactgcgtactgcgtacacgtttaactttggtcataatcggaatattatgactacgaaatactaattgttattttctaataacaattacttgggtttttggatgcttaattacacttagtaatttactagagcacactagttagtcttgttggactttctaccttgttggaccttaaccCACCCTACACTaggtagtggactatttaattagcccaattataataagttagtgacccataataatgaaagacaaatgcccatttattagagggaacatactagcatttttgttaagcattatccttaatgttgcatgtgatcctaacataagcaccaactttagataaccattaaccaaaaagcaaaaaggtgtcccccttgtcccctcccaaacCCCACGGCCTAAACACCCTCCCCATACCCTcacttcctataaataccaagcttatcccattcatttcacacttgatttcatttacaaattacacacactctctctctaattctctctctagtatttctcactccaaaaagtgtaagttttaaatttttctttctcttcttctcctcttctcatccacgacatcatcatcatcatttaacggatctagcttttagcttttgatcttgttatatcttgtagattcaaacttgggtttgaatccttcaagaacatgaaagattcaagctttctagctttgaatcttcatttacttgttagatctagcttgtgatttctttgttttgttataaagatcaaaacttgtgtttatgatcttcatgtatcttaaagatccaagatttatgcttcaagatcttcaagaacactaaagatccaagctttctagcttagggtttcattattatgttaaagatcttagctttttagcttatggtctcattactttcattattttgttaaagatcttagctttctagcttatggtctcattaatcttgtaaagatccaagctttctagcttagagttttcttaatacttgagatctgagttattattgtagatctcacttacttggaacctttttgtgttttttgtgatgataaagatcaagtcttcatcatcatatatgatggagatgcataaacttgtgtaaaatggacaaatgttgaagctttattggatctatgcaataaagaggcaatcgtgatgttcaaaacttgtagaatgatagattttactcttagttgtgtattgatggttgaaccttggtcaaagttgtagtgacccgaacttttccatgtttatatatattaattgatattgatatttacatgattaaatgtttccaacatgttaagcaatcaaacttgttaagacttgattaattgaaatatgtttcatatagacaattgaccacccaagttgaccggtgattcacgaacgttaaaacttgtaaaaactatatgatg of the Rutidosis leptorrhynchoides isolate AG116_Rl617_1_P2 chromosome 5, CSIRO_AGI_Rlap_v1, whole genome shotgun sequence genome contains:
- the LOC139846612 gene encoding uncharacterized protein, whose product is MAFLGVIKLPLMPLISINSSGFSKPIHCTSTQLQGIKVDGGIECEPCDGKGWLLCDFCKGQKTNVKSETNRIYRRCPSCRAVGCVLCPKCKVFKCVTFPDQSDGDY
- the LOC139846609 gene encoding glycosyltransferase family protein 64 C3 translates to MTTGQLIFILLVVAPSYFFTVFSLRPLSGDRYCDINKLPSPKSLRSDQFTVLINGYSESRIPILKTVTSVYSSSPSVAAVVVLWGNPNTPTETLVEISHNLSISSPGDAPITVIRQPSSSLNARFLPRQWISTRAVVICDDDIEIDRKSIEFAFNVWRNNPEQLVGLFGRSHEIDLINRKWIYTVHPDRYSILLTKFMLMKTEYLYKYSCEGGARMANARSIVEEMSNCEDILMNFVVANETSLGPVLVGAKRVRDWGDARNDGGPVDEVAVGLSSRRKDHRKRRGDCIQEFHRVLGKMPLRYSYGKMIDSIGEQGLCEKGGKLVFCDKQI
- the LOC139846610 gene encoding AIG2-like protein D isoform X2 yields the protein MAMTSANSGAVAVGGGGAVFVYGSLLADNVVQLLLNRVPQTSPAILNDYHRFSIKGRVYPAIRPVENKQVTGRVLIGLSATELDILDDYEAEEYDKRVVNVSLLIWDGNFPKFQSVRPYWNESDLQFCWSIWLADFKAASLGAGQFFFCFLLNLNRILLRSYKLIHMFGATVLILIYMVNGILRISKSRS
- the LOC139846610 gene encoding AIG2-like protein D isoform X3, giving the protein MAMTSANSGAVAVGGGGAVFVYGSLLADNVVQLLLNRVPQTSPAILNDYHRFSIKGRVYPAIRPVENKQVTGRVLIGLSATELDILDDYEAEEYDKRVVNVSLLDTSEVLQAYTYVWGNSTDPDLYGEWDFEDFKESKLKDYVEMTKRYVEEMDYPTSSLP
- the LOC139846610 gene encoding AIG2-like protein D isoform X1 — encoded protein: MAMTSANSGAVAVGGGGAVFVYGSLLADNVVQLLLNRVPQTSPAILNDYHRFSIKGRVYPAIRPVENKQVTGRVLIGLSATELDILDDYEAEEYDKRVVNVSLLIWDGNFPKFQSVRPYWNESDLQFCWSIWLADFKAASLGDTSEVLQAYTYVWGNSTDPDLYGEWDFEDFKESKLKDYVEMTKRYVEEMDYPTSSLP